In Pseudomonadota bacterium, the genomic stretch AAAAAGGCTGAGATTAAGGTTGAGGCTGAGCATAAAGCCTTAAAAACCTTGACCTCAGCCTTAATGCTTTTAAAAGATAATTAATGGAGAAAATATGCCCATAATTTCAATGTTTTATGGTATTATTGTTCTTATGTTCTATTTCGACAATAAGAAACATCATCTTCCACATATTCATGCCCAATATGCCGAGCATGAGGTGAGTTTATGGTTAAGGTCAAATCCGTAGAACCTTTAAACGATTATAGACTTGCAATTGAACTGTCAAACGGCAGGAAAGGTGTGTTTGATGTCTCTCCTTATATCGGTAAAGGTGTGTTTAGCGAATTAAAGGAACAGGCATATTTTCGTTCTGTCAGACCTGCCTTTGGGGGTATTATGTGGCCCCATGAACAGGATTTCAGCCCCGAGACAGTGGAGTATGAACTGCAAGAATAAATGTCTAATCAATTTCACGCCGGAACGCTGTTTTGC encodes the following:
- a CDS encoding DUF2442 domain-containing protein; this translates as MVKVKSVEPLNDYRLAIELSNGRKGVFDVSPYIGKGVFSELKEQAYFRSVRPAFGGIMWPHEQDFSPETVEYELQE